The window CGCCAGTGTGCTCAGTTCAGCCCGTCCACCTTCCAACAGGTCGACACGGGCATCGCTGTAGGGTGCATAGAAATGCGCCGGAGTGATGTTGTGGTAAATCAAGCACTTCGGACCTTGATGCGCTGCGGCGAACGGGGTCAGATCCGAACCGATGGAATGGTGGTAGATCAGCCCGTCACCTGGCTTAATGCAGCCTTGGTGATAGGGATGGGCCAAATGCCTGGCCGCCGGATCCAGATGCTCTCCCGGAAGAAAGATTTCCGAGGTAAATCCCTGAGCCGTGAGCTGTTCCCGGATGGCCCGGGCGTAATTGGAAATCGCGTCACCGAGGCGAAACCCGGCCACGATCTGGTGTATGGCCCGGCCCTGGTCTGCAACCTGAACACACGGGCCATTGTCAACTGCTGAGCATGCATGCAGTCCCAAGGCCTGCTCGTAGCGGTCCACCACCCGGTCCCAGGAAGCATGCTCCCGGGCATGATCCCGTCCCAGCTGGCCAAGAGCGAGGCGTTGCGTGGGCGAAGCCGTTGCAACCAGGTCAAAAAGATCGGCCCACTGTTCCAGGGTCTCTGCCAGCCACCCGCCGCCACTTTGGCGGACAACCGTGGCTGTAGCCAGGCAGCGGCCATGGGCCGCCACCGGTTGCTCACTGAACCAGGCCTCCATGATCACCCGTGAATAGCTCTCGTTCTCGCTGGGATGGAACAAGGCCCGGCACTTGGCCAGAAGAACGGCCTTCTCTTCCTCGCTTACCAATCCCAGATCCACCACACCGTGCTCGCGGTCGTCGTAGGAGTGGTCACCCGGACCCGCCAGGACCAATCGCAACCTGGAATCCGGATGGTGTTTTCGATGAAGGTGGTAGGCCTGAACCAGGAAATCCGTGTTTTTATGCAGATCTCTTCGACCAAGACAAAGCACGAAGGCGTCCCCGGTCGAATCCAGAATGTGCGTACTGTCCGATCCGGCATGGGGGGCAACCAGTTCCACACCGGCACCGACCAGCACGCCCTTGGGAAGGATTCCCGGGCCATACAGTTTTTCCGCCAGGGCTTTTTCCCCGGCAGACAAGTACAAAATCCCCTTGGCCAGGCGAAAAATCCGCTCCACCTGCGGTAGGTAGGCATAGGCTTCGTCGTGCAGGCAGGGCATCAAATAGGCTCGCTCAGTTACGAGAGGCAATCCATTCAATGTCGGTCCATACAAATATGGTAAAAATATCACCGCGGTGTAGTTCCGGCCATGCTTGCTCAAATGATCCAACAGCCCCTGGGCATGGACGCTGTCTGAGGCGAATACCTCCGCGGCATTGCCCGGGACCGGGCTGACACCCGGCTTGAGCATGTTCCGGTCCAGGCGCAGAAGGTGGCCATTCAAGGCATTAAAGTCATGAAATGAACTGTGGCGCAAGGCAAAGCGTCGGACCATCAAGCCATCCTCCCCAGTCACGCCTTCGGGATAATGGTTGGCAGCCCAATGGTCTTGAAAGGATCGCCCGCAGGTGGTCAAGACCTCAACAACGTGCCCCCGAGCCGCAAGCCGGGTGGCCATCTGCCAAGCCTGTTGCTCGGCCCCGCCTTTGAGGTCCTTGCCGAACCAAGGAATGACGATGGCGATGTTTCGCCCGGTTGGATTGGTTTGCACGTTGAATCCAGATCAATGAGGGGTGTGGATGTGCTGCAAGTGCCGGATTGAAGTATTCCCAGCAAGCTGGTCGAACCGGAATCAAGTGAGCGATTTGGAGTGTTCGCGCTGTTCCCGGAGTTCTCGCAGTTCGTTTTCCATTTGCGCCAATGCAGCATGCTGCGCGGTGGAACGGTTTTGCATGTCCTGGAGGATTTCGACCATTTTCTGCTGCCCGCGCTGGACTTGTTCGTTGAGTTGGCGATTAACGGCCATGGATTCCCGCAGGGCCTTGATCAGGGCCAGATTTACCCCGCGTTGCTCACGGAAGAGCACTTCGTAGAAACGCAGGATGAATCGGTGTAGAAAACCGAAATATTTCAATGGGAATCGATTCATCCTGGCAGGCAGCGCTGTTCTGGCCGGAAAGCACTGCGCCGCTTCATTGACCAAGCCTTCCACATGATAGCTGCGTAAGGCAATGTCATCCTGCAGGGCTTTGATCATCGGGTCGCCTTGGTCCGCGTTCATTTCCGCCAGTACGGCCTCAATCTTGGCGTTGAGTTCCTCGACGGAGATTCCCGCCACACTGATGTCGGTGGTTTCAGGCATGCTGCTTTGGTCTGCTGTTCAAAGGTTCACGGTTTCACAATCTCAAATTTGGGAGATGAGAGATGTTGAAGTGTTGTCAAAGTCCATATCCACAGTTCGTTCAAAAATCCCAAATGCAAGGAGCAAAAAAAGCTACCGGACACGTCCTTTGTCCGGCCCTCACGGGTTGTGGCTTCGCCACATTTTCGATTTGCCGTCCTGGCAATCGAATCAAGATCGAAGTGTATTTATGCATACGTGAAAGTTAGAACTTTTTGCAGTGACGCTGCAATTGGGAGTTTTTCTAAGGACTTTTATGCCTTGATCCGCGCCTCGACCATCATCCTGGCAACGTCCGGCATGGTGAATTGAGCCCGCCAGCCCAGGTTGCGGTCCGCCTTGGAGGGGTCGGCCCGGCTGACCATGATGTCCGTGGGACGGATGAAATCTGGGTTGGTGCGTACATGGCTGGTCCAATCCAGGTCCAAATGTTCAAATACTTGGCGCGTGAAGTCTTCCAGGCTGAATGTCTTGCCGGTGGCGATCACATAGTCGTCGGCGACTTCCTGCTGCAGCATCTGCCACATGGCCTCCACATACTCCGGCGCCCAGCCCCAATCCCGCTGCACTTCGATGTTTCCCAGAGACAATTCACCCTTGCCTTCCCGGGCAATCCGACAGGCCGCGGCCACGATTTTCTGAGTGACAAAACGCTCCGGACGAAGGGGAGACTCATGGTTAAACAGAATACCGGAACAGGCGTAAAGACCGTATGCTTCACGATAATTGGCAACTTCCCAGAAGGCCGCGGATTTGGCCACGGCATATGGGCTGCGGGGGCGAAACGGCGTCTCTTCGTTGGCGGGCAGTCCTTGGGTGTTTCCGAAACACTCGCTGGACCCGGCATTGTACAGCCTTACCGGTCGTTCGAAAAAACGGATTGCCTCCAGCAGATTGATCACAGCGACACTGATGCTTTCAAAGGTTTCCATGGGCTGTTCAAAGGACAGCCCCACGGAACTTTGTCCGGCCAGATTGTAAATTTCGTCCGGCTCGGAGCGGATGATGGCCTGCAGCACGCTGCGAAAGTCCGTCACCGCCACGGAAAGCAGGGTAACGCGTTCCATCACCTCCAGCCGACGCAGATTCGCGAAGGAGGACATCTGTACGTCACGGGATGTCCCAAATACCCGGTAGCCCTTATCCAGCAGGAATCTGGCCAAGTAGGCCCCATCCTGTCCGGAGATACCCATGATCAAGGCGTTTTTTTGTCTGTTCGGCATGTTGTTTTGGGTCAGCTCAGTTTGCGGGACAAGGGGCCTTCGCCCCAGCGATGATCTTGCGTGAAGCCGTTCTTTATGGTCAAATTTATAGCTTGTCCACCTGGAACCCCATGCACCAAACGCATTTTGCTTCAGCCTCGTCCTCGCCATCGGCCTCAGTGATCAAACCGGACATCCTGTTGCTCACGGACGCCTTGCGGGACACCCACCTGACCGGCATTGGCCGCTACGTCCTGGAGTTGGCTCGTGGCCTGCAGGCCCACTCAGATCTCGGCTCCGTGCGTTTTTTCGCTGGTCGCGGCTGGGTAGCCGACCCCTGTGGGCCCTTTGACCGCAAAAAAGTCCTCACCGCGGATGCAGGCAGACATACGGTTACCTCGCTGCGCAGGGCACTGCCCTGGCGCAGTTTGCAGGACCGGATCAGTTTCAGCCTGAAAAAAGTTTCTTTTTGGACAAAAACCCGCTCGACCGCAACCCCGGTTTTGCATGGCCCCAACTATCTCCTGCTGCCGTATACAGGGCCAAGCGTGGTGACCATCCATGACCTTTCCTTTCTGCACTACCCGGCATACCATCCCAAGGAGCGGCTCGTGCTCCTGGACCGAGAATTGCCCAAAACCCTGTGCCAAGCGGACCATATCCTGACAGACTCCGAATTCGTGCGTCAGGAAATCCTCCAGATCCTGGGGGTCGCGGCCCAACGTGTCAGTGTTACACCGTTGGGCGTGGACCCCGCATTCCAGCCTATGTCCATGCAGCGGACCCGGCCAGTCCTGCGTGACCTGCACCTGGAACATGGGCGTTACCTGCTCTGCGTGGCCACTCGGGAACCACGCAAGAATCTGGCCCGTTTGCTGACGGCCTATGCCGGTCTGCCAACTGGTATCAGGGCTTTTTTCCCGTTGGTATTGGCCGGATCCGGCGGATGGTTGACCGCAGACCTGGAACGGGTAATGCGCCCGTTGGAAACAGCAGGTGCGGTCCGAAGACTGGGTTATGTGCCGGAGCACCGCCTCCCGGCTCTGGTTGCCGGCGCTGCCGGGTTGACCATGCCGTCGTTTTACGAAGGGTTCGGACTGCCGGTGCTGGAAGCGATGGCCTGCGGAGTTCCAGTGCTCACCGCCAACCGCGCCAGTTTGCCCGAGGTTGCCGGGGACGCGGCACTGTTGGTGGACCCGGATGACGAGCAAGCCATCCGCGAAGGCATGGAACAGCTGCTGACGGACGAGCTTTTCCGCCAGACGGCCAGAGAACGGGGATTGAAACAGGCCGCGCGGTTCACCTGGGCAGAATGCGTTGAGAAGACCATTCAGGTCTATCGTCGAGTAACCGGAAAAACCTCCGACCGTCACATTCATGTTTCCTGAACAGCGTTCCATGCCCCCATGACACTTCAGGGCAATTGATGCACACAACCATACACCCATGAAACGTCTCTTCGTGGACCTCAGCCTGACAGCCCAGACCGAAAACGGCTCCGCGGTATACGCCTGGGAGGTTGGCCATCGCCTGATGCGTCAGGCCATGCCCTTGCAGGTATTGCCCCTGACCAGCCCCTTTCGCGTCTTGGGCCGAACCGGAATCCAACGCAAGCTGAACGGGTTGCTCCGGGATCTACTCTGGCGGCCCATTTTGGCCGGCCTGGAGGCCCGTCCGGATGATCTTTTCCTGTTCACCAACACCTTCGTGCCCCGTAAATTCTGGCGTCGTCAATTCGGCGTGGTTATCCTGGATCTGGGTGCGTGGCACGACCGCGCCCTGCTCTCCTGGCGCGGCCGCCTGGGCACCCGCTCTCTGCCCGCGGTGTTGGAACACGCGGCCCATATCTTTGCCATCTCGGAATACACGGCCGAGGATGTGGCTCGGGTGTTCGCCGTTCCCCGTTCCCGGATCACCCTGGCTCCCTGTGGGCTCTCCGAAACCTTCCTGGCCCCTCCTGCTCCCCTGGCAACAATCAACACCGTCCAACTGCCCTCGTGTTATCTGCTCCATGTGGGCAGCCTGGAACCCAAGAAGAATATCCCCTTCCTGCTCCAGGTCTTCGCGCTCCTTCGCCAGCAGACCGCAACCTCGACGAGACAAACCGATGCCCGGTCCAAATGCAAACTCGTCCTCACCGGCGCAGAGTCCTGGCACGATGCCTCCCTGCGCCAGGCCATCGCGAAGCATCCGTATTCCGAGGATATCCTGCTCCTGGGACGGGTGGCCCCGGAAGACCTGCCCGCGCTTTACCGCCAGGCCGCGGCCCTGGTCTTTCCCTCCGTACTGGAAGGTTTCGGTTTGCCGGTAATCGAAGCCCTGTCCCAAGGCACACCGGCTTTGGTCCAGGCCAACAGTTCCCTGAGCCAGTTCGCACCCTACGGCGCCACGGTCCTGAACGATTTTGAGCCGGAAGGCTGGGTGGGACGCATCCGGGAAATACTTGCCTTGGAAACCAGAATGCCCGAAAACCTGAAGAAGTCCGTCCGGGACACGTTTAATTGGGACCGCACCGCCACGATCATCCGCCGGACCATGCTGGGAAGCACATAATGGACCGCCTGTTTATTCGCCAAACTGAACAAAACCATCTTGACCGTGACAATACCTGAACGCCACCCCCTCCGCGTCGGTCTGAACCTCCTTTACCTCCTGCCCGGAATTGTGGGCGGAACGGAAACCTACGCCGCAGGGCTTTTGCACGGCTTGGCCGAGGTGGATGATGGGCTGGAGTATGTGGTTTTCCTGAACCAGGAAAGCGCGGACTGGCCTTTACCGGATATCCCAGCCTTTCAGCGGGTGGTTTGCCCGGTGCGGGCTTCCAGTCGGGCCCAGCGGCTGCTCTACGAACAATTCCGTCTGCCTGCCCAGGCCCGACGTCACGGCGTGGACGTGCTGCACTCCCTGGGTTACGTGGCCCCGGTGCTGGGCCGCTGTCCCGGGGTGGTCACCATTCACGACATGAACACCAGGGGCCATGGCCGAAGCATGCCGATGTTCAAGCGTCTGGCACTGGCCTTGCTTGTCCGCTTGAGCGCCCAAACGGCCAGCCAGGTGATCACGGTTTCCGATTTTTCCCGCCAGGAAATCCACCGCCATCTCGGCCTGTCCCTGGAACGGATCCATGTGGTTCATGAAGCTCCGCTGCCTTCGGAATGGCATCACCCATCGGGGCTGCTCTTCTCGGAAACAGCATCGCAACCCGTTTCATGGTCACCGTCTTTTCAGCCTTCTCATCAGTCGGACATCCCGTATATTCTGGCCTTTGCCAGCCAATCTCCGCACAAAAACATCCCCAGACTGATCGAGGCCTTTGCCCGGATCGCGACCTCCGTGCCGCACCACCTTGTTCTGGCCGGGCATCTGCCCGAAGACGGGGCCGTGGACCGGGCCATTGGTCGCTGGGACATAGCCCACCGGATCAGGCTGACCGGCTACCTGCCCCGGCCTGAGGTGGAACGCCTGCTGTCCCAGGCATCTCTGTTTGCCTTTCCGTCCCTGTATGAGGGATTCGGTCTTCCCGTGCTGGAAGCCCAGGCTGCTGAAGTGCCGGTTGCCTGCGCAAACCGTGGGGCCTTGCCTGAGGTGGCTGGCGAGGGCGCGGTGTTCTTCGACCCGGAAAATGCCCTGGACATGGCCGCCACCCTGGCCCACGCACTTACGGACAAAGACCTGTGCGCCAGCCTCGTGGCCCAGGGACGGCTCAACCTGGAACGTTTTTCCTGGATCAAGGCGGCCCGTCAGACCTTGAACCTCTATGCCAGGGCCGCCTGGCGCGGCCGAAACAGATACGTCACGAGGCCGAATCGTCCTTCGACCGCCCCTGGGCATGGAACAATAGCCCATTCCATCGTTCATCCGGAGAACGAATCGCCGGATCCAAGCACTGGAACGTTGCCGCAAGGCAACGTTCCAGTGCTACCCCGCCCCGCCGACATGACCAGACCGGAGCACCCTTAAGCCATGCTCACTCCTTCCAACACATCGTCCAAGAGCGACGTTTCTCAACGGGAGCCGGAGAGCAGTCCGGAACGCTCTTCGGAGAATTTTCCGAAAATTGCTCCGGAACACATGCAGGAACTCGCTCAGGAGCAAACTCAGGAGCACCCCCGGGAGCACCCCCGGGAGCACTCTTGGGAGCACCCTCAAAAACAACCTCGAGTCAGTATCATCACCGCGGTGCTCAATGGCGAGGCGCACCTTTCCGACGCAATCCAAAGCATCCGCGACCAGACCTATCCCCACATTGAGCACATCATCGTGGACGGCGGCTCCAAAGACGGAACCGTCTCCATTATCCAGGCGCACGCAGACGGAATCTCCAGGTGGATCTCCGAACCGGACCAGGGGATTTACGACGCCATGAACAAGGGCATCCGCATGGCCACCGGGACCATCGTCGGCATGCTCAACGCCGATGACTTCTATCCCCGTTCGGACGTCATCCACGACGTGGTTCAAACATTTGCCCAAACCAGAGCCGACGCGGTCTTTGCCGACCTCCTGGTGGTAGGCCGGAACGATCCGCGCAAGGTCGTCCGCTTTTACGACTCCTCGGACTTCCACCCTGGACGATTTTGTCAGGGCTGGATGCCGCCCCATCCGACCTTCTTCACCTTACGGGAACACTACATACGTCTCGGCTTTTACCGTACGGACTACCGCATCGCCGCGGACTACGAACTTCTGACCCGCTTCCTGGCTCGCCACGGCCTTGCCTATGCCCGCATCCCAAAGATTCTCGTGCATATGCGCTCCGGTGGAGTCAGCTCTCGAAATTTGAAGAGCAACTGGGTGCTGAACCAGGAAATTGTCCGCGCCTGCAAGGAAAATAATATCCGCACATCCATGCCGCGCCTGCTTTGCAAATATCCTCGCAAACTGTTGGAATACGTACGCAGACCCAAAGGCTGAGGCTACGGAGTCATCGAATCTGGACAACTCAACGGCATGTTGGCGGACAAACGTCGGATGAAGCTGAGAGCGGACATGTGAGGAGATCGTACGCACCAAGAAAGCGGTCGAAAATGTACTCCGCCCCCCCCCAAAAAAAAAACCTCGTGACTTCCTGTAAAAAGAAAGCCACGAGGCACTCCTGAAACGTGGTTTGCTCGCCAGACGGCAGACGCAGTCTAAAGCAATTTTTTCGCCGCATCCAAGGCCAGGTCGTAGTTTGGCTCCTGCCCAACTTCCTTGACCAGTTCTATGTAACGAATATTTTTTTGACGATCCAAAACAAAGACGGCGCGAGCCAGCAAACGTAGCTCCTTGACCAGGACACCGTACTGGGTCCCAAAGGAGGCATCCTTGTGATCGGAGAGGGTCAAAACGTTACTCACACCGGCTGCGGCGCACCAACGCTTCTGGGCAAAAGGCAGGTCCATGCTGATCACCAAAATCTGGACATCGTCCCCCAGTTGGCCCGCTTCCTGATTAAAGCGCCGGGCTTCCAGGTCACAAACCGGAGTGTCCAGCGAGGGAACTGACGTGATGATTACCACCTTATCCTTCATCGATGAAAAATTGAACGGCTTGAGATCATTGTCGACCACCTGGAAATCCGGGGCAAGGTCCCCTTCCTGAACGGAATTCCCCATCAAGGTGACGGGTTGTCCTTTCAACGTAATTAACCCAAAGCGTTCTTTCATGGCCAGCTCCTTGGAAAAGTTGTTGATGTGGTTTGGGCGGTCCCATCCGGGTACAGGTCCGAATGCGGTGTCAGGTATACGGTTGTGCGATCCAGGTACGGAAGTGGATTCGCCTGAGCATCATGCCCCGTCTTGGCTTTCTTATTCGGGAAGCGTACCCTGAGGCGTTGGGAGTTGCAAGAACTCTTCATGATTTCACCCTTGCACCCTGCTGCAACCCGAATACATTCACGATGTCCGCCTCAACCACCCAATTGCTTATTGCCATGTACGAGGCCATGCTGGCCCGGTTGGGTCCCAGCGGATGGTGGCCGGCCCAGGCCCCCTTTGAGGTGGTTGTGGGGGCAATTTTAACCCAAAACACAAACTGGTCCAACGTGGAAAAGGCCATTGCCAACCTGCGCCGCACAGGTCTGCTCACTGTCGAATCGTTGAGCGGCGCCCAACCGGAAGAGGTGGAAAAAAATATTCAACCATCCGGTTTTTTTCGTCAAAAAACCAAAAAGATCTTCCATTTCCTTGATTTCCTGGAGAGGGAAGGTGCCCGGGACGTGACAGACCTCATCAACAAAGATACCTCCCAGTTGCGTCGGCAATTATTGGATGTGAACGGTATCGGCCCGGAAACAGCGGACAGCATTTTGCTTTATGCCTTGAACCGACCGGTTTTTGTCGTCGACGCCTACACAGCCAGAATCGCCCATCGCCATGGACTTGTACCTGAAGATGTGAGCTACCCTGAGCTCCAAGACGTGTTCATGTCCCACCTGACGCCGCAGGTTGATTTTTTCAATGAATATCACGCCCTTCTGGTTCGTGTGGGCAAAAAATGGTGCCGCAAGCGATTGCCGCTCTGCAACGAATGTCCGCTGCGGCCGTTTCTCCGCGAAGCAATCTAACCGTTTTACCCCTTGATACGACTTAATTCGTGACCAACCATCAAGCCACCTCCATGCTGCCTGCAGTGCGGCACTCCTGGGGTTTCCACATTTTTTGCGGGGCCATAATGCTGCTTTTCTTGTGTGCGGAACCGCGCGAGCTTCATGCCGAGACTCCGGAAAATGTCCAGAGGTCCATTGAGCAACGCCAGAGAGACATGCGTGCGCACGAAAAAATTCTCAAGGGACTCACGGAACAAGAACGCCGCATATTCGCCAACTTGCAGGACGTGGAGACCCGGCTGCGAACCATCGCGGAGGAGGTCGAGGACTTGGAGTCCCGCTTGGAACACCTGCGCAAGGAGGAAGAGGCTCGGCTGCAAGACAATCAGGAACTGGACCTGGCCCGATCCCGCACCAGTGAGGAACTTGCGCGCTTGTTGACCGTGCTCTGGCCGGTGCATCTCCAGGGCGTGGAACACAATCTTGAAACCCTCAACACCTGGGATGAAGCGGATCGCCAATTTCAATGGTTGTCCCGAATCTACGAACTGGTGCAGGATCGGATAGCACAACTTCGTGAACAGGAACGGGAGTTGGCCCGTGGTCAGGTTCTCCTGGAGCAAGCCAGAGAGGAGATCAGCCGGCAAATGGTTCGGGTCAATGCCGGCAAGGACCGTCTTCTCCAACAAAAGCTGGAATTTTTACGCGGAGTGCAGGAGGTTCGGGCGCAACAGGTCTCTGCGGAAGAGCGAATCCAGGAAATTTTGCAGAGCATCACGGAATTAAACTACCAATTACAGGCCATGACCACCAGGACATTCACAAATTTCCGCGGGGGCATGTCCTGGCCCGCCCAGGGACGCCTTGTGGAATCGTACCGGCCCCAAGCCAGCCCGCCGCACCGCGGTCTAAGTATGGCGTTGTCCGAGAATGCACCGGTGCGGGCCATTTCCTGGGGCAAAGTGGTGCATAGCGATGTTTTGCGCGGATATGGCCATGTGGTCATCCTCTATCACGGAGAGGACTACTACAGCCTCTACGCTTTCCTGAACACATCCACCGTGGCTGTGGGTCAGGAGGTGGAAAAAAGCGAACAGTTGGGCAACGCGGGTTTTTATCCCAAGGTCGATGGCCCAGGCCTCTACTTTGAATTGCGTTTTCAGCAAAATCCCGTTAATCCTGATATCTGGCTCGTGGCCCAGTAATAGAGTCCTAGATCACCGTTGCCAAACGGCATCTGGAGCTTATTTCCACGATGATGGTGCTCTAAAGCAGCATCAAAATGACTCCTCACAAAAAAAGATTCAAAAAAATGCATTCGGAGGTATTTATGCGGGTTGTCCATTGGGTTGGCACCGTGACATTGCTCTTTCTACTGGCCATCACCTTCAGTCAAAGCATGGCTACGGACGAGGAGCGTTATTCACCGCTGAAACGTTTCAGCCAGGTTCTGGACCTGGTTGAACGGTACCATGTTGATGACGTGGACCGGAATGAGATGATCCAGGGCGCCATTCGCGGCATGCTTCAGGAGCTGGATCCCCATTCCAGCTTCATGACGCAGGACGCCTTTCGGGAAATGCAGATTGATACCTCCGGGGAATTCACGGGCATTGGCATTGAAATCAGTATTGTCGAAGGCCGTTTGACCGTGGTTTCTCCTATCGAGGATACGCCGGCTTTTCGCGAGGGGCTTCAGGCCGGAGACCATATTATGAAGATTGATGGTCAGTCCACACAGGACATTACGGTCATGGACGCCGTCAAACTGATTCGCGGTCCCCGCGGTACCACGGTGGAATTGACCGTCCTTTCACGAGGCGAGACGGTTCCCCGCACCGTAAGCATTACCCGTGACGTCATCCCTATGCACACGGTACGGTTGTTTGAATTGGAGCCCGGGGTGGTGCTTGTCCGCCTGACCAGTTTCAAGGAAACCTCCATGGATGACATGCGTGAGGCCCTGGCCCAAATTGCACCAGAAGACCGCGTCGGCCTGATTCTTGACCTGCGCAACAATCCTGGTGGACTGCTCAATCAAGCCGTAGCCGTAGCTGACGCATTTCTTGAAGAAGGGAAAATTGTCTTCACCCAGGGCCGTGCAGCTCAGTCACAGATGAACTTTGAGGCCTCCAGAAATGTTTTGGATCGGGAGACTCCCATGGTGGTGCTGATCAACGGCGGTTCCGCCTCTGCCTCGGAAATTGTCGCCGGTGCCTTGCAGGACCATGGCCGGGCGTTGATTCTTGGCGAACAGTCCTTTGGCAAAGGCTCTGTTCAGACCATCATTCCCTTGGCTGATGGTTCCGGGATCAAGCTGACCACAGCGGTCTATTATACACCTAGCGGACGTTCCATTCAGGCGAAGGGGATTCTCCCGGACATTTCGGTCCCGTTTGTCGCCCTGAGCGAAGAGCAGCAGGAAGGGCGCATGCGCATGGTCCGCGAAGGGGACCTGATCCGTCACCTGGAAACCGGACCGATTCCCCAGGATCAGCTGGATCAGCCCAGACCTGAAGTCTTGGAAATGCTTGAACGGGACAACCAGTTGCGGTTGGCCCTGGAAATGGTCAAGGCCATGCCCCGGCTCAAGGCTCTGCGCTAACCCGCTTGTTGACCTGGCTTGGCGATGATCGGCAAGACACCCAAAAAAGGCGGCAAAAGCTCCCGCTCTTCCGCGACCACCACGAAAACCGGCGGTAAGAGCGGGAGCAAGTCCAAAAAAACGTCCACCAAAACAGGCCGCAAACGTACACCCCGCAAGGGCTTTCCCAGAATATGGGCAATAATCATGGCCGCGACTACTGGGGTGACGGCCTTGACCCTGGTCTGGGCCCTGAATTTGGCCCCCGTGGACCAACATTTGGACGTCAGTGCTCCTTCGAGTCCGGTCGTGAACTCGGCCCGGCAGGTCTCCCCTCCCTCAACTCCCGTTTCCACGGTTCAGCCCACATCGTCTCCGCCGATGCGCCAGACCGCGGCACCAAGCTCCAGCTCCTCCAACTCGGCGGACATGGTCGCGAAACTGTCCCATTCACCGTCCAACAACCAAATGCGGGCTCGGATCGCTCCCGAGGCTGCTTCACCCGCACCGCCCCGCCACCAGGGGAGGGTCTATGAAGTTTTTGATGAAGAACTTCTGGAACAGCAAATTAAAGAAGTGGATCTGGCCTTGGTCCAGACCATCATGGAGTTGAACCTGGACCCTCGCTCGGTACGGCATCTGGATATCCAGATGAAGGCCCGCAATGGCCAAAAGTATCACACCCAGTCCCTGTCCATTGGCCTTAATGGAGACCCGCTCGGTTTCGAGCAATCCCTGCGTGACAACCTTGCGCTCTGGGTGCAGGGCGCGAAGCTGCAAAATGTTACATCCCTCCCCGGCAGGCAGGAATTGCGGATATCCCTGCTCAACCTCCCAACGCATACCCTCTTTTTGGAGGAGCGCCCTCGAACACCTGCCCATCCCCAGCAGCCAAGCCAACCTGGAGTCGGCCCCCGGTTGGTGGTGGTGATCGATGACTTGGGTGAAAATCTGCACCTGGCAAGGGAACTGGCCGCCCTCTCTTTTCCGGTGACATTCGCCGTCTTGCCGCATCTTTCCCACACCAGGGAGGTCGCTCGAATCGGAGCGGCCGCCAACCTCG is drawn from Desulfonatronum thioautotrophicum and contains these coding sequences:
- a CDS encoding glycosyltransferase family 4 protein; translated protein: MQTNPTGRNIAIVIPWFGKDLKGGAEQQAWQMATRLAARGHVVEVLTTCGRSFQDHWAANHYPEGVTGEDGLMVRRFALRHSSFHDFNALNGHLLRLDRNMLKPGVSPVPGNAAEVFASDSVHAQGLLDHLSKHGRNYTAVIFLPYLYGPTLNGLPLVTERAYLMPCLHDEAYAYLPQVERIFRLAKGILYLSAGEKALAEKLYGPGILPKGVLVGAGVELVAPHAGSDSTHILDSTGDAFVLCLGRRDLHKNTDFLVQAYHLHRKHHPDSRLRLVLAGPGDHSYDDREHGVVDLGLVSEEEKAVLLAKCRALFHPSENESYSRVIMEAWFSEQPVAAHGRCLATATVVRQSGGGWLAETLEQWADLFDLVATASPTQRLALGQLGRDHAREHASWDRVVDRYEQALGLHACSAVDNGPCVQVADQGRAIHQIVAGFRLGDAISNYARAIREQLTAQGFTSEIFLPGEHLDPAARHLAHPYHQGCIKPGDGLIYHHSIGSDLTPFAAAHQGPKCLIYHNITPAHFYAPYSDARVDLLEGGRAELSTLAQRFPLSVGVSEYNAQELVQAGFSDPGVLPLIVDPAQWNSPPDPILMARFQDGRTNILFVGRVAPNKRQDLLIRAFAAYRSLDPFARLIFVGGFDPADPYYIGLTWMADKFGLGDNLLFLGSIPDPGLHSCYRTAHLFWSMSEHEGFGVPLIEAMWFNVPVLALARAAVSETMGDAGALLHAVHDYPRMAALARVLIHDEQVRHCVVRSQQVRRTTFMAATFHDRFQRVLDRMGL
- a CDS encoding GDP-mannose 4,6-dehydratase, with amino-acid sequence MPNRQKNALIMGISGQDGAYLARFLLDKGYRVFGTSRDVQMSSFANLRRLEVMERVTLLSVAVTDFRSVLQAIIRSEPDEIYNLAGQSSVGLSFEQPMETFESISVAVINLLEAIRFFERPVRLYNAGSSECFGNTQGLPANEETPFRPRSPYAVAKSAAFWEVANYREAYGLYACSGILFNHESPLRPERFVTQKIVAAACRIAREGKGELSLGNIEVQRDWGWAPEYVEAMWQMLQQEVADDYVIATGKTFSLEDFTRQVFEHLDLDWTSHVRTNPDFIRPTDIMVSRADPSKADRNLGWRAQFTMPDVARMMVEARIKA
- a CDS encoding glycosyltransferase family 4 protein, giving the protein MHQTHFASASSSPSASVIKPDILLLTDALRDTHLTGIGRYVLELARGLQAHSDLGSVRFFAGRGWVADPCGPFDRKKVLTADAGRHTVTSLRRALPWRSLQDRISFSLKKVSFWTKTRSTATPVLHGPNYLLLPYTGPSVVTIHDLSFLHYPAYHPKERLVLLDRELPKTLCQADHILTDSEFVRQEILQILGVAAQRVSVTPLGVDPAFQPMSMQRTRPVLRDLHLEHGRYLLCVATREPRKNLARLLTAYAGLPTGIRAFFPLVLAGSGGWLTADLERVMRPLETAGAVRRLGYVPEHRLPALVAGAAGLTMPSFYEGFGLPVLEAMACGVPVLTANRASLPEVAGDAALLVDPDDEQAIREGMEQLLTDELFRQTARERGLKQAARFTWAECVEKTIQVYRRVTGKTSDRHIHVS
- a CDS encoding glycosyltransferase family 4 protein, which translates into the protein MKRLFVDLSLTAQTENGSAVYAWEVGHRLMRQAMPLQVLPLTSPFRVLGRTGIQRKLNGLLRDLLWRPILAGLEARPDDLFLFTNTFVPRKFWRRQFGVVILDLGAWHDRALLSWRGRLGTRSLPAVLEHAAHIFAISEYTAEDVARVFAVPRSRITLAPCGLSETFLAPPAPLATINTVQLPSCYLLHVGSLEPKKNIPFLLQVFALLRQQTATSTRQTDARSKCKLVLTGAESWHDASLRQAIAKHPYSEDILLLGRVAPEDLPALYRQAAALVFPSVLEGFGLPVIEALSQGTPALVQANSSLSQFAPYGATVLNDFEPEGWVGRIREILALETRMPENLKKSVRDTFNWDRTATIIRRTMLGST